The DNA region CCCTGAGGGAGAAGGCAAAGACCGACCGAGGAAATGCCAGGCTGCGTAAACCAGACCTGGACACTCTCGCCGTGCTGCTGGCAACCCATGGGCCATTCACGAATCGTGAACTCGCGACCCTGTGCGGTTGCCGCGACCTCACAAAGTTTCGCATGAACCGTTTGAATGTCCAAATCAGGCTGGGACTCATGGAGTCCCTAGGAGCGAACGGGGTCATTTGCTATCGGACGACTCCACTTGGCCACCAACTGGTTGGCCTGCAGTCGGGGGCCACAACGGAATGAGGGAAATCCATGGCGACGCCAAGACCGTCCGCGACCTCCTCAAGGGGGTCAAGTATTCGATTGATTACTACCAGCGAGAATACAAATGGCAGGACAAGCAGATTCGGGAGCTGGTCGACGACCTGACCGACCGGTTCTTGGAGGATTATCAGCCAAACCACGAGCGCAAGAAGGTCGCTGATTACGGTCACTATTTCCTGGGTTCCATCATCATCAGCAAGAAGGAGAGTTCAAACTTCGTCGTCGACGGTCAGCAACG from Fimbriimonadaceae bacterium includes:
- a CDS encoding DUF262 domain-containing protein — encoded protein: MREIHGDAKTVRDLLKGVKYSIDYYQREYKWQDKQIRELVDDLTDRFLEDYQPNHERKKVADYGHYFLGSIIISKKESSNFVVDGQQRLTSLTLLLIYLRNLQRERSVHIPAKTITNSGAWRSRSERWRWMVIG